From a region of the Impatiens glandulifera chromosome 4, dImpGla2.1, whole genome shotgun sequence genome:
- the LOC124936865 gene encoding pentatricopeptide repeat-containing protein At4g21065 isoform X2 has translation MNSSPKQNNGLMCFQKSPYFRLHFLRTLCQSFSQSTKGAKPFILKKCVALLLTCTSSEQKLKQIHAFSIRHGVPLSNPDMGKHLIFTLVSLSSAMSYAHRIFTQLHNPNIFTWNTMIRGYAETETPRPALDVYSCMHMKSIDPDTHTYPFLLKAVAKLTAVSEACGRAESAHKMFDLMNEKNLVTWNTVINGYALNGMPNEALTLYREMCLEGVEPDGFSIVSLLTACAELWALGLGKRVHVYMLKVGLVKNSHASNALLDLYAKCGSIREAKCVFGEIKNKCVVSWNSLIVGLATNGFGHEALGFFKELERQGHVPTEVTFIGVLYACSHCGMVDEGFAYFRRMKEEYHLVPRIEHYGCMVDLLGRNGLVKKAYDYIQNMPMKPNAVIWRTLLGACTVHGHLTLGEIATTQILQFESKHSGDYVLLSNLYASERRWTDVQQIRTAMLKEGVKKTPGFSFVEMANRVYEFVMGDRSHGQSEEIYAKLEEITKLLKGEGYRPHTENVLADIEEEEKETAVSYHSEKIAIAFMLINTPPGTPIRVVKNLRVCGDCHIAIKHISKVYGREIIVRDRSRFHHFRDGYCSCRDYW, from the exons CGCTTGCACTTTCTCCGCACTCTCTGTCAGTCATTCTCTCAGTCCACAAAAGGAGCAAAACCTTTCATTCTCAAGAAATGTGTGGCCTTGTTACTCACATGCACCTCTTCAGAGCAAAAGCTGAAGCAGATCCATGCTTTCTCTATCAGGCATGGCGTCCCTCTCTCCAACCCAGACATGGGCAAGCACCTTATCTTCACCCTCGTCTCCCTTTCCTCAGCCATGTCCTATGCACACCGAATTTTTACCCAACTTCATAACCCAAATATTTTCACTTGGAACACGATGATTAGAGGTTATGCCGAAACTGAGACCCCAAGGCCTGCTCTTGATGTATACAGCTGTATGCATATGAAATCCATTGATCCTGACACTCACACTTACCCTTTCCTTCTTAAAGCCGTTGCGAAGTTGACCGCTGTTAGTGAAG CTTGTGGGCGTGCTGAGAGTGCTCATAAGATGTTTGatttaatgaatgaaaaaaaccTTGTCACCTGGAACACTGTGATTAATGGGTATGCACTTAATGGGATGCCTAATGAAGCTCTGACCCTCTACAGGGAAATGTGTTTGGAAGGTGTTGAGCCTGATGGATTCAGTATTGTCAGCTTGCTCACTGCTTGTGCTGAGCTTTGGGCTTTGGGATTGGGTAAAAGGGTTCATGTATATATGTTGAAGGTgggcttagttaagaattcacATGCTTCTAATGCCCTTCTTGACCTCTATGCCAAATGTGGAAGCATTAGGGAGGCTAAGTGTGTCTTCGGTGAGATTAAGAATAAGTGTGTTGTCTCTTGGAATTCTCTGATAGTCGGATTAGCTACCAATGGGTTTGGTCATGAAGCGCTTGGTTTTTTCAAAGAGCTGGAGAGACAGGGCCATGTACCAACTGAGGTCACATTCATAGGAGTTTTATATGCTTGTAGCCATTGTGGCATGGTAGATGAGGGTTTTGCCTATTTTAGAAGGATGAAAGAAGAATATCATTTAGTACCAAGAATAGAACATTACGGTTGCATGGTAGACTTGTTGGGAAGGAACGGTTTGGTAAAGAAAGCATATGATTACATCCAAAATATGCCTATGAAGCCTAATGCTGTCATTTGGAGAACCTTACTCGGAGCATGTACAGTACACGGTCATTTAACACTTGGAGAAATAGCGACAACCCAAATATTGCAGTTTGAATCCAAGCACAGTGGGGACTATGTCCTTCTATCGAATCTGTATGCATCCGAGCGAAGATGGACCGACGTGCAACAGATAAGAACTGCAATGCTGAAGGAAGGCGTGAAGAAAACGCCTGGGTTTAGCTTTGTTGAGATGGCGAATCGCGTTTATGAATTTGTTATGGGAGATAGATCTCATGGACAAAGTGAAGAAATATATGCGAAACTAGAAGAGATTACAAAGTTGTTGAAGGGGGAAGGTTATAGGCCTCATACTGAGAATGTGCTTGCAGATATAGAAGAAGAGGAAAAGGAAACTGCGGTATCTTATCACAGTGAGAAGATTGCAATTGCGTTTATGCTTATAAATACTCCTCCGGGAACACCAATAAGAGTTGTCAAGAACTTGAGGGTCTGTGGGGATTGTCACATTGCCATTAAACACATATCCAAGGTTTATGGGAGAGAAATCATTGTGAGAGACCGCAGTCGGTTTCACCATTTTAGAGATGGTTATTGTTCGTGTAGAGATTATTGGTAA
- the LOC124936865 gene encoding pentatricopeptide repeat-containing protein At4g21065 isoform X1: MNSSPKQNNGLMCFQKSPYFRLHFLRTLCQSFSQSTKGAKPFILKKCVALLLTCTSSEQKLKQIHAFSIRHGVPLSNPDMGKHLIFTLVSLSSAMSYAHRIFTQLHNPNIFTWNTMIRGYAETETPRPALDVYSCMHMKSIDPDTHTYPFLLKAVAKLTAVSEGEMIHSVSVKNGFESLVFVQNALLHMYAACGRAESAHKMFDLMNEKNLVTWNTVINGYALNGMPNEALTLYREMCLEGVEPDGFSIVSLLTACAELWALGLGKRVHVYMLKVGLVKNSHASNALLDLYAKCGSIREAKCVFGEIKNKCVVSWNSLIVGLATNGFGHEALGFFKELERQGHVPTEVTFIGVLYACSHCGMVDEGFAYFRRMKEEYHLVPRIEHYGCMVDLLGRNGLVKKAYDYIQNMPMKPNAVIWRTLLGACTVHGHLTLGEIATTQILQFESKHSGDYVLLSNLYASERRWTDVQQIRTAMLKEGVKKTPGFSFVEMANRVYEFVMGDRSHGQSEEIYAKLEEITKLLKGEGYRPHTENVLADIEEEEKETAVSYHSEKIAIAFMLINTPPGTPIRVVKNLRVCGDCHIAIKHISKVYGREIIVRDRSRFHHFRDGYCSCRDYW; this comes from the coding sequence CGCTTGCACTTTCTCCGCACTCTCTGTCAGTCATTCTCTCAGTCCACAAAAGGAGCAAAACCTTTCATTCTCAAGAAATGTGTGGCCTTGTTACTCACATGCACCTCTTCAGAGCAAAAGCTGAAGCAGATCCATGCTTTCTCTATCAGGCATGGCGTCCCTCTCTCCAACCCAGACATGGGCAAGCACCTTATCTTCACCCTCGTCTCCCTTTCCTCAGCCATGTCCTATGCACACCGAATTTTTACCCAACTTCATAACCCAAATATTTTCACTTGGAACACGATGATTAGAGGTTATGCCGAAACTGAGACCCCAAGGCCTGCTCTTGATGTATACAGCTGTATGCATATGAAATCCATTGATCCTGACACTCACACTTACCCTTTCCTTCTTAAAGCCGTTGCGAAGTTGACCGCTGTTAGTGAAGGTGAGATGATTCATTCTGTTTCGGTAAAAAATGGGTTTGAATCATTGGTCTTTGTTCAGAATGCATTGCTTCATATGTATGCAGCTTGTGGGCGTGCTGAGAGTGCTCATAAGATGTTTGatttaatgaatgaaaaaaaccTTGTCACCTGGAACACTGTGATTAATGGGTATGCACTTAATGGGATGCCTAATGAAGCTCTGACCCTCTACAGGGAAATGTGTTTGGAAGGTGTTGAGCCTGATGGATTCAGTATTGTCAGCTTGCTCACTGCTTGTGCTGAGCTTTGGGCTTTGGGATTGGGTAAAAGGGTTCATGTATATATGTTGAAGGTgggcttagttaagaattcacATGCTTCTAATGCCCTTCTTGACCTCTATGCCAAATGTGGAAGCATTAGGGAGGCTAAGTGTGTCTTCGGTGAGATTAAGAATAAGTGTGTTGTCTCTTGGAATTCTCTGATAGTCGGATTAGCTACCAATGGGTTTGGTCATGAAGCGCTTGGTTTTTTCAAAGAGCTGGAGAGACAGGGCCATGTACCAACTGAGGTCACATTCATAGGAGTTTTATATGCTTGTAGCCATTGTGGCATGGTAGATGAGGGTTTTGCCTATTTTAGAAGGATGAAAGAAGAATATCATTTAGTACCAAGAATAGAACATTACGGTTGCATGGTAGACTTGTTGGGAAGGAACGGTTTGGTAAAGAAAGCATATGATTACATCCAAAATATGCCTATGAAGCCTAATGCTGTCATTTGGAGAACCTTACTCGGAGCATGTACAGTACACGGTCATTTAACACTTGGAGAAATAGCGACAACCCAAATATTGCAGTTTGAATCCAAGCACAGTGGGGACTATGTCCTTCTATCGAATCTGTATGCATCCGAGCGAAGATGGACCGACGTGCAACAGATAAGAACTGCAATGCTGAAGGAAGGCGTGAAGAAAACGCCTGGGTTTAGCTTTGTTGAGATGGCGAATCGCGTTTATGAATTTGTTATGGGAGATAGATCTCATGGACAAAGTGAAGAAATATATGCGAAACTAGAAGAGATTACAAAGTTGTTGAAGGGGGAAGGTTATAGGCCTCATACTGAGAATGTGCTTGCAGATATAGAAGAAGAGGAAAAGGAAACTGCGGTATCTTATCACAGTGAGAAGATTGCAATTGCGTTTATGCTTATAAATACTCCTCCGGGAACACCAATAAGAGTTGTCAAGAACTTGAGGGTCTGTGGGGATTGTCACATTGCCATTAAACACATATCCAAGGTTTATGGGAGAGAAATCATTGTGAGAGACCGCAGTCGGTTTCACCATTTTAGAGATGGTTATTGTTCGTGTAGAGATTATTGGTAA